The Deltaproteobacteria bacterium genome segment TGAGATCCAGGCGGCCTGTTTTTTCCAAACGTCTGTAGATCAGGGTCCAGGCGCAGGGTTTTTCCCTATCCACCTCGCACTGCCCATGAACGGTTCCACCACAAGGGCCGTTCAGAATGCCTTTGGCGCAAACGGTCTTCGGACAAATGCCCCCGGTCTGATCCAGTACACATTCATGACAGGCCCGACAGCGTTCGGTCCAAAAACCCACGGCTTCGTTAACACCGATAAAAGTCGTGTTGACTCCGGGTAAAACCGGTTTGGTGTCATAGATCTCGGCCAGAAACTGAATACCGGCCCCGCAGGCCAGGGAAAGGATGGCCTCATTTTCTTCTACCGGATCTTTCAATTCGCTTAAGAATTCACGGTCGCATTGACGTTCGACAGTGGCTTGGCTGATGGCCAGGGGCCTTCCTTTAATTTTGGAGGCTATGGAAAGCTCTGCAGCCAGGAGCCCCACTTCTTTTTCTCCA includes the following:
- a CDS encoding methylenetetrahydrofolate reductase C-terminal domain-containing protein, whose product is MIVAERKPFAEIEAMLAPYKKVLIAGCGTCVAVCLAGGEKEVGLLAAELSIASKIKGRPLAISQATVERQCDREFLSELKDPVEENEAILSLACGAGIQFLAEIYDTKPVLPGVNTTFIGVNEAVGFWTERCRACHECVLDQTGGICPKTVCAKGILNGPCGGTVHGQCEVDREKPCAWTLIYRRLEKTGRLDLIRKAFEPSRNSLRITPAYQTHAAYKRRFEAHE